In Rhodococcus rhodochrous, a single genomic region encodes these proteins:
- the gabT gene encoding 4-aminobutyrate--2-oxoglutarate transaminase — protein MPEIEYRVPQQRRLVTELPGPRSAALTERRRNAVGAGVASSVPVYAADVDGGIVLDVDGNALIDLGSGIAVTSVGASDPVVVKAIQDQAAHFTHTCFMVTPYEGYIAVAEKLAELTPGDHAKRTVLFNSGAEAVENAVKIARVATGRRTVVVFDHAYHGRTNLTMAMTAKNKPYKDGFGPFAADVHRVPASYPFREGLAHDGTPISGAQAAQRAIDQIDKQVGAHNVAAIVIEPIQGEGGFIVPAEGFLPALVDWANANGIVFVADEVQTGLARTGSWFASDAEGIVPDLVTIAKGVAGGMPLAAVTGRADLIDAVHGGGLGGTYGGNPVACAAALATLDRMAELDLCGRARQIEQIAVPRLQALADEVEVIGEVRGRGAMLAVELVHPGTRDPNPEAAAAIAARALAEGVILLTCGTYGNVIRLLPPLVISDDLLVDGLDVLADAVRATAGVLVGAAQ, from the coding sequence ATGCCCGAGATCGAATACCGCGTCCCCCAGCAACGCCGGCTCGTCACCGAGCTACCCGGCCCGCGCTCGGCCGCGCTCACCGAGCGTCGCCGCAATGCCGTCGGCGCGGGTGTCGCGTCGTCCGTGCCCGTCTACGCGGCCGACGTCGACGGCGGCATCGTCCTCGACGTCGACGGCAACGCCCTCATCGACCTCGGCTCCGGCATCGCGGTCACGTCCGTCGGCGCGTCGGATCCGGTGGTGGTGAAGGCGATCCAGGATCAGGCCGCGCACTTCACACACACCTGCTTCATGGTCACCCCCTACGAGGGTTACATCGCCGTGGCCGAGAAGCTCGCCGAGCTCACCCCAGGTGACCACGCCAAGCGCACGGTGCTGTTCAACAGCGGCGCCGAGGCCGTGGAGAACGCCGTCAAGATCGCACGGGTCGCGACCGGCCGCCGCACCGTGGTCGTCTTCGACCACGCCTACCACGGCCGCACCAACCTCACGATGGCGATGACGGCGAAGAACAAGCCGTACAAGGACGGTTTCGGTCCGTTCGCCGCGGACGTCCACCGCGTCCCGGCGTCCTATCCCTTCCGCGAAGGCCTCGCCCACGACGGCACCCCGATCAGCGGTGCGCAGGCCGCGCAGCGGGCGATCGACCAGATCGACAAGCAGGTCGGTGCGCACAACGTCGCGGCGATCGTCATCGAACCGATCCAGGGGGAGGGTGGCTTCATCGTCCCCGCCGAGGGGTTCCTGCCCGCGCTGGTCGACTGGGCGAACGCCAACGGCATCGTCTTCGTCGCCGACGAGGTGCAGACCGGCCTGGCCCGCACCGGCTCGTGGTTCGCGAGCGACGCCGAGGGCATCGTCCCCGACCTGGTGACCATCGCCAAGGGTGTCGCCGGCGGGATGCCGCTGGCGGCGGTGACCGGTCGGGCCGACCTCATCGACGCCGTCCACGGCGGCGGTCTCGGCGGCACCTACGGCGGGAACCCTGTCGCGTGTGCCGCGGCGCTGGCGACCCTGGACCGCATGGCCGAGCTGGACCTGTGCGGGCGGGCCCGGCAGATCGAACAGATCGCGGTGCCGCGACTGCAGGCCCTGGCCGACGAGGTGGAGGTGATCGGGGAGGTCCGTGGGCGCGGGGCGATGCTCGCGGTCGAACTCGTGCATCCCGGTACCCGCGATCCGAACCCGGAGGCCGCCGCGGCGATCGCGGCCCGGGCGCTCGCCGAGGGCGTCATCCTGCTCACCTGCGGCACCTACGGCAACGTCATCCGTCTACTGCCACCGCTGGTGATCTCCGACGACCTGCTCGTCGACGGTCTCGACGTCCTCGCCGACGCCGTGCGCGCCACCGCCGGTGTTCTCGTGGGAGCGGCACAGTGA
- the speB gene encoding agmatinase: MTPIGPVDASQIPRYNGPGTFARLPRLDEVTSTDVAIVGVPFDTGVSYRPGARLGPAHVRASSKLLRPYNPALDVSPFAEMQVSDAGDIACNPFDIDEAVSDIERGADALTGDGTRLLTIGGDHTIALPLLRSVARRHGPVAVVHFDAHLDTWDTYFGASITHGTPFRRASEEGLIDKEASMHVGTRGPLYSDKDLSDDKMLGFSAVTSPEIEIDGVAAAIERMLARIGDRPVYVSVDIDVLDPAHAPGTGTPEAGGLTSRELLRMLRAFAGTNLVGADIVEVSPSYDHAEITGIAAAHVGYELLSAMALPKA; encoded by the coding sequence ATGACTCCCATCGGACCCGTCGACGCCTCGCAGATCCCCCGCTACAACGGGCCCGGCACCTTCGCGCGACTGCCTCGCCTCGACGAGGTCACCAGCACCGACGTCGCCATCGTCGGTGTTCCCTTCGACACCGGCGTGAGCTACCGGCCCGGTGCGCGTCTCGGCCCGGCCCACGTGCGCGCCTCGTCGAAGCTGCTCCGCCCCTACAACCCGGCACTGGACGTCTCCCCGTTCGCGGAGATGCAGGTCTCCGACGCCGGCGACATCGCGTGCAACCCGTTCGATATCGACGAGGCCGTCTCCGACATCGAGCGCGGCGCCGACGCCCTCACCGGTGACGGCACGCGCCTGCTCACCATCGGCGGCGACCACACGATCGCCCTGCCGCTGCTGCGCTCGGTCGCGCGTCGCCACGGCCCCGTCGCCGTCGTGCACTTCGACGCGCACCTCGACACCTGGGATACCTATTTCGGTGCGTCGATCACCCACGGCACGCCGTTCCGCCGCGCATCGGAGGAGGGCCTGATCGACAAGGAGGCCAGCATGCACGTCGGTACCCGCGGCCCCCTCTACAGCGACAAGGACCTGTCCGACGACAAGATGCTGGGCTTCTCCGCCGTCACCTCGCCGGAGATCGAGATCGACGGTGTCGCCGCGGCCATCGAGCGGATGCTCGCCCGCATCGGCGACCGCCCGGTCTACGTCTCCGTCGACATCGACGTCCTCGACCCCGCGCACGCCCCGGGCACCGGCACTCCCGAGGCCGGCGGCCTGACGAGCCGCGAGCTGCTGCGCATGCTCCGTGCGTTCGCCGGCACCAATCTGGTCGGTGCCGACATCGTGGAGGTCTCCCCGTCCTACGACCACGCCGAGATCACCGGCATCGCGGCCGCGCACGTCGGCTACGAACTGCTGTCCGCCATGGCCCTGCCGAAGGCTTGA
- a CDS encoding class II aldolase/adducin family protein yields MTDTVVSEELRLRRELAAVYRLVAHFGMTDLIFTHISLRLPGPEPRFLINPYGLLFEEITASNLVVVDPHGMPVGDTGALVNPAGFVIHGAIHAARPDAHCVLHTHTRAGCAVAATTHGLLPVNQMSMEFYDRVAYHDYEGVALSLDEQTRLVADLGDHPVMILRNHGLLTVGSTPAQAFLRMFYLNWACEIQVTAAATGPLVLPPPEVCERSARQFTGTETNDDFVDPGADLAWAAMLRLLDRIAPDYTD; encoded by the coding sequence GTGACCGACACCGTCGTCTCCGAGGAACTGCGGCTGCGCCGCGAACTGGCCGCCGTGTACCGGCTGGTCGCGCACTTCGGGATGACCGACCTGATCTTCACGCACATCTCGCTGCGGCTGCCCGGGCCCGAACCGCGGTTCCTCATCAACCCCTACGGATTGCTGTTCGAGGAGATCACCGCGTCGAATCTCGTGGTGGTCGATCCGCACGGCATGCCCGTCGGTGACACCGGTGCACTGGTCAATCCGGCCGGTTTCGTCATCCACGGCGCGATCCATGCGGCCCGCCCCGACGCGCACTGCGTCCTGCACACCCATACCCGGGCGGGCTGCGCGGTCGCGGCGACCACTCACGGTCTGCTGCCCGTCAACCAGATGTCGATGGAGTTCTACGACCGCGTCGCCTACCACGACTACGAGGGTGTCGCGCTGAGCCTCGACGAGCAGACCCGCCTCGTCGCCGACCTCGGCGACCATCCCGTCATGATCCTCCGCAACCACGGTCTGCTCACCGTGGGCAGCACCCCGGCCCAGGCCTTCCTGCGCATGTTCTATCTGAACTGGGCCTGCGAGATCCAGGTCACGGCCGCCGCGACCGGACCTCTCGTGCTTCCCCCGCCGGAGGTGTGTGAACGCAGCGCCCGCCAGTTCACCGGCACCGAGACCAACGACGACTTCGTCGATCCGGGCGCCGACCTCGCGTGGGCCGCGATGCTGCGCCTGCTCGACCGCATCGCGCCCGATTACACCGACTGA
- a CDS encoding PDR/VanB family oxidoreductase, with translation MTALLESTTDRAPRTRSVRVTGITWEAEGILSVTLADPSGDPMPAWEPGAHIDMELSQGLTRQYSLCGDPADLRSWTVAVRLAADSRGGSAHVHSTLRPGDILRVQGPRQHFPLEDAPAYVFVAGGIGITPLLPMIEATAARGANVTVHYAYSAHAPARFVERLATTGVPVHLHPSAEGERLDLAALCAGLGAGTLVYSCGPERMLTELTELLPAEALRIESFSPAPAEPAAAPAGESSACSVQLGADGPVVEVAEDESVLDALERSGADVMWSCREGTCGSCEVVVLSGEIDHRDNILDDTERAEGKCFFPCVSRPISRAVIEL, from the coding sequence ATGACCGCACTGCTCGAGAGCACGACCGACCGCGCACCCCGCACCCGCTCGGTGCGCGTCACCGGGATCACCTGGGAGGCCGAAGGAATCCTGTCGGTGACCCTCGCCGATCCGTCCGGTGACCCGATGCCGGCGTGGGAGCCCGGTGCTCACATCGACATGGAACTGTCGCAGGGTCTCACCCGCCAGTACTCGCTGTGCGGCGACCCGGCCGACCTGCGCAGCTGGACGGTCGCGGTACGGCTCGCCGCCGACTCGCGCGGCGGTTCGGCCCACGTGCACTCCACGCTGCGACCCGGCGACATCCTGCGCGTGCAGGGTCCACGGCAGCACTTCCCGCTCGAGGACGCCCCGGCCTACGTCTTCGTCGCCGGCGGCATCGGCATCACGCCGCTGCTGCCGATGATCGAGGCCACCGCCGCGCGCGGCGCGAATGTGACAGTGCACTACGCGTATTCGGCTCACGCTCCGGCGCGGTTCGTCGAACGTCTAGCCACGACCGGTGTGCCCGTGCACCTGCACCCCTCCGCCGAGGGTGAGCGTCTCGACCTGGCGGCGCTGTGCGCGGGTCTCGGCGCGGGGACGCTCGTGTACTCGTGCGGCCCGGAACGCATGCTCACCGAGCTGACGGAACTCCTTCCGGCCGAAGCGTTGCGCATCGAGTCGTTCTCCCCCGCCCCCGCGGAACCCGCGGCGGCACCCGCCGGCGAGTCGTCCGCGTGCTCGGTGCAACTCGGCGCCGATGGTCCGGTCGTGGAGGTCGCGGAGGACGAATCCGTCCTCGACGCCCTGGAGCGTTCCGGTGCGGATGTCATGTGGTCGTGCCGCGAAGGCACGTGCGGCAGCTGCGAGGTCGTGGTGCTGTCCGGCGAGATCGACCACCGCGACAACATCCTCGACGACACCGAGCGGGCCGAGGGGAAGTGCTTCTTCCCGTGTGTGTCCCGGCCGATCTCGAGGGCGGTGATCGAGCTGTGA
- a CDS encoding aromatic ring-hydroxylating oxygenase subunit alpha, which translates to MSTLQFPLPERTTTSTGNVVIDGPLSDLPTGRALVPARAYTGTEEFDQEQKSIFSSGWVWAGYAHWVAEPGAVHPVTIGGKPLLLVHGEDGQIRVFHNSCRHRGMALTEEPVVVQGRIQCAYHCWSFKLDGTLAAAPYYTRERRSKLDPEVAKRLSLLLVASHTWAGMIFIDLSATETDPQACADSFTEHLRPLLSRWSHIDFTRLHLAGERRFEVDANWKLVVENFLDFYHLPFVHPQVGPVTASLDVDDVALHPDVIGGSYPRGAAGKAEKTAKTLPWLGDVPEDRLERQDIFCLFPNALVFLEADWFQVIGYHPEAPDRTVEHMAIFVDSSAAGDEFAETRSQLCEVLWHVNEQDMPMLHRLQIGRNSPGSDSTNLVSHWDQITALFQDRVATKAGYR; encoded by the coding sequence ATGAGCACCCTGCAGTTCCCCCTGCCGGAGCGGACCACCACCTCGACCGGCAACGTCGTGATCGACGGACCGCTGTCCGACCTGCCCACCGGTCGTGCCCTCGTCCCCGCCCGCGCCTACACGGGCACCGAGGAGTTCGACCAGGAGCAGAAGAGCATCTTCTCGTCGGGCTGGGTGTGGGCCGGCTACGCGCACTGGGTCGCCGAGCCGGGCGCGGTGCATCCCGTCACGATCGGCGGCAAACCGCTGCTGCTCGTGCACGGCGAGGACGGGCAGATCCGCGTCTTCCACAACTCGTGCCGGCACCGGGGCATGGCGCTGACCGAGGAACCGGTCGTGGTGCAGGGACGCATCCAGTGCGCCTACCACTGCTGGTCGTTCAAACTCGACGGAACCCTCGCGGCGGCACCGTATTACACCCGTGAGCGTCGCTCCAAGCTCGACCCGGAGGTCGCGAAGCGGTTGAGCCTGCTGCTGGTCGCGAGCCATACCTGGGCCGGCATGATCTTCATCGACCTGTCGGCGACCGAAACCGACCCGCAGGCGTGCGCCGACAGCTTCACCGAGCATCTCCGGCCGTTGCTGAGCCGCTGGTCGCACATCGACTTCACCCGCCTGCACCTGGCCGGGGAGCGCAGGTTCGAGGTCGACGCGAACTGGAAGCTGGTCGTGGAGAACTTCCTCGACTTCTACCACCTGCCGTTCGTGCACCCGCAGGTCGGACCGGTCACCGCGTCCCTCGACGTCGACGACGTCGCGCTTCACCCCGATGTCATCGGTGGCAGCTACCCGCGTGGCGCGGCGGGCAAGGCCGAGAAGACCGCGAAGACGCTGCCGTGGCTCGGCGACGTCCCGGAGGACCGGCTCGAACGCCAGGACATCTTCTGCCTCTTCCCGAACGCGCTGGTGTTCCTCGAGGCCGACTGGTTCCAGGTCATCGGCTACCACCCCGAGGCGCCCGACCGCACCGTCGAGCACATGGCGATCTTCGTCGACTCCTCCGCTGCCGGTGACGAATTCGCCGAGACCCGCTCGCAGCTGTGCGAGGTGCTGTGGCACGTCAACGAACAGGACATGCCGATGCTGCACCGCCTGCAGATCGGCCGCAACTCCCCCGGTTCCGACTCGACGAACCTCGTCTCGCACTGGGATCAGATCACCGCGCTGTTCCAGGACCGCGTCGCAACGAAGGCAGGCTACCGATGA
- a CDS encoding sugar phosphate isomerase/epimerase family protein, whose product MSIRLEMFQSLWAMEDLPWRGTPWTLPEQLDRLAEANFDGIAVDLGARGRPEADVLAPLLRERDLQSAVFAFLRDDTDLDAALRYADTIGADRMVVCGCVFDPDDAVVVDTVHRWHRTAEAAGVAMQLETHRNTLTDDMRRTTRLLQDIDPAVNLAIDLSHYVAGSEIPVTPTPEIDGHIEALFARAESVQGRVATRCQVQIPLGFPQHREWEELFTGWWTRAFTAILERRARDDSDEPVMFCTELGTTPYAITDRDGVELSDRWADALTLRDRAVACFTEATTRTSTLTTTGASR is encoded by the coding sequence ATGAGCATCCGACTCGAGATGTTCCAGTCCCTGTGGGCCATGGAGGATCTGCCGTGGCGCGGCACCCCGTGGACCCTCCCCGAGCAGCTCGACCGTCTCGCCGAGGCGAACTTCGACGGGATCGCCGTCGATCTCGGTGCCCGCGGCAGGCCCGAGGCCGACGTCCTCGCACCGCTGCTCCGCGAGCGCGACCTGCAGTCGGCGGTCTTCGCCTTCCTCCGCGACGACACCGACCTCGACGCAGCACTGCGCTACGCCGACACCATCGGCGCCGACCGGATGGTCGTGTGCGGGTGCGTCTTCGACCCCGACGACGCGGTCGTCGTCGACACCGTGCACCGCTGGCACCGCACCGCCGAGGCCGCGGGGGTCGCGATGCAGCTCGAGACGCACCGCAACACCCTCACCGACGACATGCGCCGCACCACGCGGCTGCTGCAGGACATCGACCCTGCCGTGAACCTGGCCATCGACCTGTCGCACTACGTGGCCGGCAGTGAGATCCCGGTGACTCCCACCCCGGAGATCGACGGGCACATCGAGGCCCTGTTCGCCCGCGCCGAGTCCGTCCAGGGCCGGGTCGCGACCCGCTGCCAGGTGCAGATCCCGCTCGGCTTCCCGCAGCACCGCGAGTGGGAGGAGCTGTTCACCGGCTGGTGGACCCGCGCATTCACCGCGATCCTCGAACGCCGCGCCCGCGACGACAGCGACGAGCCGGTCATGTTCTGCACCGAACTCGGCACCACCCCCTACGCCATCACCGACCGCGACGGCGTCGAACTGTCCGACCGGTGGGCCGACGCCCTCACCCTGCGCGACCGGGCCGTCGCCTGCTTCACCGAGGCCACCACTCGTACTTCCACCCTCACGACCACAGGAGCGTCACGATGA
- a CDS encoding C-terminal binding protein, protein MASPIAVYTDLDDLDPSEGIALLEAEGFEVRVLETRDPDKIAAAAADASALLVGYAPVDAELLDRLPRLGIVSMLSRGYDSVDVDAATVRDVWVATVGDVASTEVATHTWALTLAAVRRLDFFALSGRRGWLDRPTYAPRRLADTTLGLVGLGRIGSEVAALAAGSVGTILGYDRAGRDLPAGVTPASLAEVVTRSDVVSIHLPLDGSTEKLFDADLLATMRPGSWLINVSRGGIVDSDALADALDSGHLAGAALDVLDVEPPLPGDRLAEHPNVLLTPHVAYLSDRTAREYVRMQAANVVEWYRTGAPSHSVTNPHEVIA, encoded by the coding sequence ATGGCATCCCCGATCGCGGTCTACACCGATCTCGACGACCTCGACCCCAGCGAGGGCATCGCCCTGCTGGAGGCCGAAGGCTTCGAGGTCCGTGTGCTCGAGACCCGCGACCCCGACAAGATCGCCGCCGCCGCGGCGGACGCGTCCGCGCTGCTCGTCGGCTATGCTCCCGTCGACGCCGAGCTGCTCGACCGTCTCCCCCGCCTGGGCATCGTCTCGATGCTCTCGCGCGGCTACGACTCCGTCGACGTCGACGCGGCCACCGTCCGCGACGTCTGGGTGGCGACGGTCGGGGATGTCGCCTCCACCGAGGTCGCCACCCACACCTGGGCCCTGACCCTCGCCGCGGTGCGCCGCCTCGACTTCTTCGCCCTGTCGGGACGTCGCGGCTGGCTCGACCGCCCCACCTACGCACCCCGTCGCCTCGCCGACACGACCCTCGGGCTCGTCGGTCTCGGCCGCATCGGCAGCGAGGTCGCGGCGCTCGCGGCCGGTTCCGTCGGCACGATCCTCGGCTACGACCGCGCCGGACGCGACCTGCCGGCCGGTGTCACCCCCGCATCGCTGGCCGAGGTGGTCACCCGGTCCGACGTCGTGTCCATCCATCTGCCCCTCGACGGTTCCACCGAGAAGCTCTTCGACGCCGACCTGCTCGCGACGATGCGGCCCGGCTCGTGGCTGATCAACGTCTCGCGCGGCGGCATCGTCGACTCCGACGCCCTCGCCGACGCGCTCGACTCCGGTCACCTGGCCGGCGCCGCCCTCGACGTGCTCGACGTCGAACCCCCGCTGCCCGGCGACCGGCTCGCCGAACACCCCAACGTCCTGCTGACCCCGCACGTGGCGTACCTGTCCGACCGCACGGCCCGCGAGTACGTCCGCATGCAGGCCGCCAACGTCGTCGAATGGTACCGCACCGGCGCGCCGTCGCATTCCGTCACGAACCCGCACGAGGTGATCGCATGA
- a CDS encoding amino acid ABC transporter ATP-binding protein — protein sequence MTSTALLETIGLRKTYGSNEILKGVDFSIEAGQVKAVLGPSGSGKSTILRLMSLLEPADAGSILLHGKEIGVESGRDGRSIPLPERKLARERTNIGMVFQKFNLFAHLDVLHNVTLGLTEVHGVAKGEAVHRAERMLERVGMSQRMRHYPSELSGGQQQRVAIARALVLDPAVMLFDEPTSALDPELVNEVLSVMEDLAQQGMTMIVVTHETRFARRVADEVALFDSGVIVEQAPPEQFFTAPEHERTREFLSHIH from the coding sequence ATGACCAGCACCGCACTGCTCGAAACGATCGGTCTGCGGAAGACCTACGGCAGCAACGAGATCCTCAAGGGCGTCGACTTCTCCATCGAAGCCGGGCAGGTCAAGGCCGTGCTCGGGCCCTCCGGTTCCGGCAAGTCCACCATCCTGCGCCTGATGTCGCTGCTCGAACCCGCCGACGCCGGGTCGATCCTGCTCCACGGCAAGGAGATCGGTGTCGAGTCCGGACGGGACGGGCGATCGATCCCGCTCCCCGAGCGCAAGCTCGCCCGCGAACGCACGAACATCGGCATGGTCTTCCAGAAGTTCAACCTGTTCGCGCATCTCGACGTGCTCCACAACGTCACGCTCGGACTCACCGAGGTGCACGGCGTTGCGAAGGGCGAGGCCGTGCACCGGGCCGAGCGGATGCTCGAACGGGTGGGCATGTCGCAGCGCATGCGGCACTACCCGTCGGAGTTGTCGGGTGGCCAGCAGCAGCGCGTCGCGATCGCCCGGGCCCTGGTCCTCGATCCGGCCGTGATGTTGTTCGACGAACCCACCTCGGCTCTCGACCCCGAGCTCGTCAACGAGGTCCTGTCCGTCATGGAAGACCTCGCCCAGCAGGGCATGACGATGATCGTGGTCACCCACGAGACCCGGTTCGCCCGTCGCGTCGCCGACGAGGTCGCCCTGTTCGACAGCGGCGTCATTGTCGAACAGGCTCCGCCCGAGCAGTTCTTCACCGCTCCGGAGCACGAGCGCACCCGCGAATTCCTCTCCCACATCCACTGA
- a CDS encoding amino acid ABC transporter permease: MTFDFEIFLSALTSSEFFRGAWLSVALAAASMLFATLIGFGVALLRISDNRLARTVGGAYVWFFRAIPTLLVLLIIWNAGPQLFPALRENWFSPFLAAFIGFAVVEAAYMAEILRSALLSVDDGQRLAARAIGLPPHKVMLKVVLPQAVKVALPPTGNEFIAMLKYTSLASVISLRELLTTAQVGVSNTFRYAEYYSAALVYYLVIVTALMGVQTLIERRYRWVSSGVTTAPTAGTTKETVTV, translated from the coding sequence ATGACCTTCGACTTCGAGATCTTCCTCTCCGCGCTGACCTCCTCGGAGTTCTTCCGTGGAGCCTGGCTGTCGGTCGCGCTCGCGGCGGCGTCGATGCTCTTCGCGACGCTGATCGGCTTCGGCGTCGCCCTGCTGCGCATCAGCGACAACCGCCTCGCCCGCACCGTCGGCGGAGCGTACGTGTGGTTCTTCCGCGCCATCCCGACCCTGCTGGTGCTGCTGATCATCTGGAACGCCGGCCCCCAATTGTTCCCCGCCCTGCGGGAGAACTGGTTCAGTCCCTTCCTCGCGGCGTTCATCGGGTTCGCGGTGGTCGAGGCCGCATACATGGCGGAGATCCTGCGGTCGGCGCTGCTCAGCGTCGACGACGGCCAGCGCCTCGCAGCCCGCGCCATCGGCCTGCCCCCGCACAAGGTGATGCTGAAGGTCGTGCTGCCGCAGGCCGTCAAGGTCGCGCTGCCGCCGACGGGCAACGAGTTCATCGCGATGCTCAAGTACACCTCGCTCGCGTCGGTCATCTCCCTGCGTGAGCTGCTCACCACGGCGCAGGTCGGGGTGTCGAACACCTTCCGCTACGCCGAGTACTACAGCGCCGCACTCGTCTACTACCTCGTCATCGTCACCGCGCTGATGGGTGTGCAGACGCTGATCGAGCGCCGCTACCGCTGGGTCTCGTCCGGGGTCACCACCGCCCCGACGGCCGGCACGACGAAGGAGACGGTGACAGTATGA
- a CDS encoding transporter substrate-binding domain-containing protein codes for MRKVGLLAAGTGLALLVSACGGGSGGTEADGAAPAGLARAGEVTFCTDPEYPPMEYYAEGDTSTPIGFTSDGARALADLWEVEAKWQITAFDGLMPGLQAGRCDILWTALYMSPERLEVADAAAFLETGPGLLVRSGDTSITSSEDLSGKTVAVQGGGSNELTIRALSEELEAAGLPGITVQAYPKTAETVAAVTNGKADALIETDVAVVEMVNKSGGALTAVPDVFPVDTKFGVFTKKDSPLSPAVAEGIRTLAESGTLQEIAVEYGLDPERVVTD; via the coding sequence ATGAGAAAAGTAGGACTGCTCGCAGCCGGCACCGGCCTCGCCCTGCTCGTCAGTGCATGCGGCGGTGGATCCGGCGGCACCGAGGCCGACGGCGCGGCCCCTGCCGGCCTCGCCCGTGCCGGTGAGGTCACCTTCTGCACCGACCCCGAGTACCCCCCGATGGAGTACTACGCCGAGGGCGACACCAGCACCCCGATCGGATTCACCTCCGACGGCGCCCGCGCTCTCGCCGACCTCTGGGAGGTCGAGGCGAAGTGGCAGATCACCGCATTCGACGGCCTCATGCCCGGCCTGCAGGCCGGTCGCTGCGACATCCTGTGGACCGCGCTCTACATGAGCCCGGAGCGCCTCGAGGTCGCCGACGCTGCCGCCTTCCTCGAAACCGGCCCGGGCCTGCTCGTCCGCAGCGGCGACACCTCGATCACCAGCTCGGAGGATCTGTCGGGCAAGACTGTCGCCGTGCAGGGCGGCGGAAGCAACGAGCTGACCATCCGCGCCCTGTCGGAGGAACTCGAGGCGGCCGGATTGCCCGGCATCACCGTCCAGGCCTACCCCAAGACCGCCGAGACCGTCGCCGCCGTCACCAACGGCAAGGCCGACGCCCTCATCGAGACCGATGTCGCCGTCGTCGAGATGGTGAACAAGTCGGGCGGTGCCCTCACCGCGGTGCCGGACGTCTTCCCCGTCGACACGAAGTTCGGTGTCTTCACCAAGAAGGACTCGCCGCTCAGTCCTGCTGTCGCCGAGGGCATCAGGACGCTCGCCGAGAGCGGAACCCTGCAGGAGATCGCCGTCGAGTACGGTCTCGATCCCGAGCGCGTCGTGACGGATTGA
- a CDS encoding Lrp/AsnC family transcriptional regulator produces the protein MTTPVPFAGSDLDARIVEELRLDGRIGRNELAEKLGVSRPTVSKRLNALLESGRVHVVGIVHPSTIGLDALGHVSVAVDKPVRQVAARIAELHDVPYVSLTSGPYPLIVEIRTSGAARLASSLERIRSIDGVQETNTLVYTDLIIDIGRPDKVPVTRLDPLDVRLLGVLQDDGRASYTELAEAAGTSPGTARIRVKRLIDDGVLRIGALTGGQHETEVAVGFGIRASGRISDLAAVIKELPGVNFLASTIGRFDLLGTVHATRLEDVVSSLDTVRALRSVLELESWVHFRTVKERYNNVPVLSTIQEETP, from the coding sequence ATGACCACGCCCGTACCATTTGCCGGGTCCGACCTCGATGCCCGAATCGTCGAGGAACTCCGCCTCGACGGACGCATCGGCCGCAACGAACTCGCAGAGAAACTCGGGGTGTCCCGGCCCACCGTCTCCAAGAGACTGAACGCCCTGCTCGAGAGCGGCCGCGTCCACGTCGTGGGCATCGTCCATCCCTCGACGATCGGACTCGACGCGCTCGGGCACGTCTCCGTCGCGGTCGACAAACCGGTGCGGCAGGTCGCGGCGCGGATCGCAGAACTGCACGACGTCCCCTACGTCTCGCTCACCAGCGGCCCGTATCCGCTGATCGTCGAGATCCGCACGTCCGGAGCCGCGCGACTCGCGTCGTCCCTCGAACGCATCCGCAGCATCGACGGCGTGCAGGAGACGAACACCCTCGTCTATACCGATCTGATCATCGACATCGGCCGGCCCGACAAGGTGCCCGTCACACGCCTCGACCCTCTCGACGTCCGTCTGCTCGGCGTGCTGCAGGACGACGGGCGCGCGTCGTACACCGAATTGGCCGAGGCCGCCGGAACGTCACCGGGCACGGCGCGCATCCGCGTGAAACGCCTGATCGACGACGGTGTGCTCCGCATCGGAGCTCTGACCGGTGGTCAGCACGAGACGGAGGTCGCGGTGGGTTTCGGTATCCGTGCGAGCGGTCGCATCTCGGATCTGGCGGCGGTGATCAAGGAACTTCCGGGTGTGAACTTCCTCGCGAGCACCATCGGACGGTTCGATCTGTTGGGTACCGTTCATGCCACGCGCCTCGAGGATGTCGTGTCGTCGCTCGACACCGTCCGCGCCCTGCGCTCCGTTCTCGAACTCGAGAGCTGGGTCCACTTCCGCACCGTCAAGGAGCGGTACAACAACGTCCCGGTGCTCTCGACCATCCAGGAGGAAACCCCGTGA